The Ectothiorhodospiraceae bacterium BW-2 nucleotide sequence CTGTTGTCGAGCATGGGACATCAAGGCCGCAAGTTCTGTCAAAGGCTGCGTCATAAAAATTGACTCCTGAATCAGTTAGCCATAATGTAACGGCCACCTAGACCGATGACACCGTTTAATTATGGACTAATTTTTCTCTATTAGCAAAGATAACTAACTATGGTGACCCTACTATGAGCCCGCTGGCCTCCGAATCGATCACTGCCGCTGAACAGGAACACTACTGCCAGATTTTGCAACAATTTTTGGCCGAAGGGAGTGAAACGGCGCTGATGGAGGCGACCGAGCTAGGGCGGGCGATGGTGGCTCGTGGTGTCCCTCCCGAGGAGGCGATTGAGCTGCATCAGTTAGCGCTAGAGCAGCAGGTGTTAAGAGCGCGGGGAGGCGTCGCTGAGCTTATTGAGAGTTCGACCGCGCTGCTCTATGAGATGATTATGGCCTATGGTATCGCCTTTCGAGCCCATATCGAACTGCTACAGCGACGGCAGCGAGCCAATTTGGAGTCGATTACCGAGCAGTCGGACGAGATGGTGGTACTCACCGATCGCGCTGGCAGAGTCGAGTATGTCAATCGTGCCTTTAGTGACATTACCGGCTATCGTCGCAGCGCGGCACGACAGATGGCGCTAGTCGAACTACTCGGGCTAGAGGTGGGAGAGCGGCAGCTACTACAGCGCAGTATCGAGTCGGCCGAGCGCTTTAGCCGACGCCTACAGCATGTTGATGCGAAGGGGCAGCCCTATGTCACCGATACCGTCTTCTTTCCGCTACGGGATCACCAGCTACAGTTGAGCAACTTTGTGCTAGTCGGGCGCGATATTACCCACAAGGTGGCGATGGAGCGCGATCTACAACAAAAATCGCAGCGACTAGAGGCGATCGGGACGCTAGCGGCCGGTATTTCGCACGACTTCAATAATGTACTGGGGATGATTTTAGGTTACGCCTCGCTGCTCAATGCGTCGTTGCGGCAGCAGGAGGATCGTGACAACTTAGCGCAGATTCGCGCGGCGGCAGAGCGGGGGCGTGAGCTAGTCGAGCAGATTCTCGCCTTCTCCCGTCCGGGGCGAGAGAGGGTGCGCAAGGCGATACCGCTAGCCAAAATAGTTCGAGAGACCTTAAGCCTACTGCGCGGGAGCTATCCGCACAGGATAGCGTTTGAGATTGACGCGAATGATGACTCATTGACCGTCTGGGCGGTCTCGACCCACCTGACCCAGCTAGTGATGAATCTGGCGGTTAACGCGCTACAGGCGATGCAGCTAGAGGGGGGGCAGCTAACGGTGAGTGTGGCGCGACAGGGGGAGTCGGTCATGCTAAAGGTGGCCGATAGTGGCCCTGGTATCGCAGCTGAGATTCGCGAACGGATCTTTGATCCCTTCTTCACCACCAAAGAGGAGGGGGAGGGGACTGGGTTGGGTCTATCGGTGGTGAGTGATATTATTCGCCGCTATCGTGGCTCGGTCGATATCGACTCCCAGTTGGGTCGGGGGACGACCTTTACGCTCCTGTTTCCGCTGTGTGGATCGGAGGGGGGGGCGATGGCAGCGATAGAGCCGCCGCCGGTGATAGCCGACCCACCGAGGGTCGCTAGCGAGCGCCAAGCGACGCCTGCCCATCTTGTCGTGGTCGATGATGAGCTATCGATGCTACAACTAGCGGGTGAGGTATTGCAGGGGGCCGGTTATCGGGTGACACTGGAGTCGAGCGCCTGGTCGGCGCTACGAACGCTCTACGCTGAGGAGGCCGCGCTACTGATTACCGACCGCGAGATGCCAGAGCTCGATGGGGTGGAGCTAGTGAGGCGCGTTCACGGCCTAAAGCCAGAGCTGCCGCTGCTGATGTGGACCGGTCACCCCGATGAGGCGAGTGAGCAGGCGGCGAGAGAGTACGGCGTGGCAGAGATTCTCTATAAACCGGTCGATTTTGACCGACTAAAAGCCGTTATTGAAACCATAACCCGGGAGTTAAATTAGCTATGGCAAGAGTAATCGTGATGGATGATGAGCAGAGTATGCGTGATATGGTCAGACAGATGCTCACCAAAGATGGTCATCAGGTGACCATCGCAAGTGATGGCGGGGAGGGGCTGAAAACTATGCGGGGGGGAGGGTTCGATCTAGCCATTATCGATATTCTCATGCCGGGCAAAGATGGCATAGAGACGATGATTGAGATTAAACGCAGCTACCCGACGACCAAAATTATTGCCATGTCGGGGGGGCGTCGCGGGATTAAAGCCTCATTTAACCTCGATTCGGCGGTATTAATGGGGGCCGATGCGACCCTACCAAAGCCGTTTGAGTGGCCGCAACTGCGAAGTGCCGTGCAAAAGTTGGGTCTATAACGAGAGTTTACGCTTGGGGCTGTTGAGAGAGAGTGCTACTCTATACGGCCCCTATTTTCTGACCTCTAAATGGTAGTTTATGCCCTCTAACCCGCCAGAAAACGCCTCAGACGAGCGATTTGCCAAAGCGTTTAACCACAGTACTGTTGCGATGGCGATGACCGATATTGAGACCGGTAGCTACCTCGATGTCAATGAGGCCTTCT carries:
- a CDS encoding response regulator; its protein translation is MSPLASESITAAEQEHYCQILQQFLAEGSETALMEATELGRAMVARGVPPEEAIELHQLALEQQVLRARGGVAELIESSTALLYEMIMAYGIAFRAHIELLQRRQRANLESITEQSDEMVVLTDRAGRVEYVNRAFSDITGYRRSAARQMALVELLGLEVGERQLLQRSIESAERFSRRLQHVDAKGQPYVTDTVFFPLRDHQLQLSNFVLVGRDITHKVAMERDLQQKSQRLEAIGTLAAGISHDFNNVLGMILGYASLLNASLRQQEDRDNLAQIRAAAERGRELVEQILAFSRPGRERVRKAIPLAKIVRETLSLLRGSYPHRIAFEIDANDDSLTVWAVSTHLTQLVMNLAVNALQAMQLEGGQLTVSVARQGESVMLKVADSGPGIAAEIRERIFDPFFTTKEEGEGTGLGLSVVSDIIRRYRGSVDIDSQLGRGTTFTLLFPLCGSEGGAMAAIEPPPVIADPPRVASERQATPAHLVVVDDELSMLQLAGEVLQGAGYRVTLESSAWSALRTLYAEEAALLITDREMPELDGVELVRRVHGLKPELPLLMWTGHPDEASEQAAREYGVAEILYKPVDFDRLKAVIETITRELN
- a CDS encoding response regulator gives rise to the protein MARVIVMDDEQSMRDMVRQMLTKDGHQVTIASDGGEGLKTMRGGGFDLAIIDILMPGKDGIETMIEIKRSYPTTKIIAMSGGRRGIKASFNLDSAVLMGADATLPKPFEWPQLRSAVQKLGL